A window of Auraticoccus monumenti contains these coding sequences:
- the treS gene encoding maltose alpha-D-glucosyltransferase, which produces MSQQPEVDTGTDVRSQPTDGVERGTEMAPIPAPGVEASGEEHEPGVGDINFDEQFYPARPRALRPRARRKLTFTGDLTPPFEPVGTNGAYVEWLVNQSMLGDATMLARQLSGQSSMWNNPFAHPNPRRAVDTASVWFTAYPLSLITRPRQSFLSALGADDLWDAFEQIGIKAVHTGPVKMAGGISGWEPTPSIDGHFDRIAMAMDPLFGTEDEFRGMCESAAAHGGTVIDDIVPGHTGKGADFRLAEMNYRDYPGIYHMVEVPEEGWELLPDVPEGEDSVNLDAACERKLQDAGYIIGELQRVIFYEPGVKETNWSATRPVADTKGTRRRWVYLHYFKAGQPSINWLDPTFAGMRLVMGDALHSLLDLGSGGLRLDANGFLGVERSSEESPAWSEGHPLSETANQLIGSMVRKVGGFTFQELNLTMDDIKATSASGPDLSYDFITRPGYHHALATADTEFLRLVLREGMRIGIDQASLVHALQNHDELTYELVHFATTHRDDPYTLGGVEMPGHELAEHVRETLRQKITGEAGPYNAIFTQNGIACTSASVITATLGMTDLESLSEDDVERVRRAHLLLAMYNAWQPGVFALSGWDLCGTLPLSREQVKSLIRTGDTRWVERGAHDLMGWNPEATQSASGMLRATSLYGPLPEQLQDPQSFASRLAALLAVRETHGIATGALLDVPDVSHPSMLVMVNRLAVGAIQVTALNFGEEDIRGTVISGELPVGGRVVDLTTGEQLTEVDTLGSFRVGLGPFEGVALIIKEDADETEEATR; this is translated from the coding sequence GTGAGCCAGCAGCCCGAGGTGGACACGGGGACCGACGTCCGGTCCCAGCCGACGGACGGCGTCGAACGAGGGACGGAGATGGCGCCGATCCCGGCGCCGGGCGTCGAGGCGTCGGGGGAGGAGCACGAGCCGGGCGTCGGGGACATCAACTTCGACGAGCAGTTCTACCCGGCCCGTCCGCGGGCGCTGCGTCCGCGGGCCCGTCGCAAGCTCACCTTCACCGGTGACCTGACGCCCCCCTTCGAGCCGGTCGGGACGAACGGCGCCTACGTGGAGTGGCTGGTCAACCAGTCGATGCTGGGCGACGCCACGATGCTGGCCCGCCAGCTGTCGGGGCAGTCGAGCATGTGGAACAACCCCTTCGCGCACCCGAACCCGCGCCGCGCGGTGGACACCGCGTCGGTGTGGTTCACCGCCTACCCGCTCTCGCTGATCACCCGTCCCCGCCAGTCCTTCCTGTCCGCGCTCGGCGCGGACGACCTGTGGGACGCCTTCGAGCAGATCGGCATCAAGGCCGTGCACACCGGACCGGTCAAGATGGCCGGCGGCATCTCGGGCTGGGAGCCGACCCCCAGCATCGACGGCCACTTCGACCGGATCGCGATGGCGATGGACCCGCTCTTCGGCACCGAGGACGAGTTCCGCGGCATGTGCGAGTCCGCGGCGGCCCACGGCGGCACCGTGATCGACGACATCGTCCCCGGCCACACCGGCAAGGGTGCGGACTTCCGGCTCGCGGAGATGAACTACCGCGACTACCCCGGCATCTACCACATGGTGGAGGTGCCGGAGGAGGGCTGGGAGCTCCTGCCCGACGTCCCCGAGGGCGAGGACTCGGTCAACCTGGACGCCGCCTGCGAGCGGAAGCTGCAGGACGCCGGCTACATCATCGGCGAGCTGCAGCGCGTCATCTTCTACGAGCCCGGGGTGAAGGAGACCAACTGGAGCGCGACCCGCCCCGTGGCCGACACCAAGGGCACCCGGCGGCGCTGGGTGTACCTGCACTACTTCAAGGCCGGGCAGCCCTCGATCAACTGGCTGGACCCGACCTTCGCCGGCATGCGGCTGGTGATGGGCGACGCGCTGCACTCCCTGCTGGACCTGGGCTCGGGCGGGCTGCGGCTGGACGCCAACGGCTTCCTCGGCGTGGAGCGCTCCTCGGAGGAGTCCCCGGCGTGGTCGGAGGGTCACCCGCTGTCGGAGACGGCCAACCAGCTGATCGGCTCGATGGTGCGCAAGGTCGGGGGCTTCACGTTCCAGGAGCTCAACCTGACCATGGACGACATCAAGGCGACGTCGGCGTCCGGCCCGGACCTGTCCTACGACTTCATCACCCGACCCGGCTACCACCACGCGCTGGCCACCGCGGACACGGAGTTCCTGCGGCTGGTGCTGCGCGAGGGGATGCGGATCGGCATCGACCAGGCGTCGCTGGTGCACGCGCTGCAGAACCACGACGAGCTCACCTACGAGCTGGTCCACTTCGCCACCACCCACCGCGACGACCCCTACACCCTCGGCGGGGTGGAGATGCCGGGCCACGAGCTGGCCGAGCACGTCCGGGAGACGCTGCGGCAGAAGATCACCGGGGAGGCGGGCCCCTACAACGCGATCTTCACCCAGAACGGGATCGCCTGCACCAGCGCGTCGGTGATCACCGCCACCCTGGGCATGACCGACCTGGAGTCGCTGAGCGAGGACGACGTCGAGCGGGTCCGCCGGGCGCACCTGCTGCTGGCGATGTACAACGCCTGGCAGCCCGGGGTCTTCGCGCTGTCGGGGTGGGACCTGTGCGGCACCCTGCCGCTGAGCCGGGAGCAGGTGAAGTCGCTCATCCGCACCGGGGACACCCGCTGGGTCGAGCGCGGGGCCCACGACCTGATGGGCTGGAACCCCGAGGCCACCCAGTCCGCCTCGGGCATGCTGCGGGCCACCTCGCTGTACGGCCCGCTGCCCGAGCAGCTGCAGGACCCGCAGTCCTTCGCCTCGCGCCTGGCCGCGCTGCTGGCCGTCCGCGAGACCCACGGCATCGCCACCGGTGCGCTGCTGGACGTCCCCGACGTCTCCCACCCGAGCATGCTGGTGATGGTAAACCGGCTGGCGGTGGGCGCCATCCAGGTGACCGCGCTGAACTTCGGCGAGGAGGACATCCGCGGCACCGTCATCTCCGGCGAGCTGCCGGTCGGTGGCCGGGTGGTCGACCTGACCACCGGGGAGCAGCTGACCGAGGTGGACACGCTGGGCAGCTTCCGGGTCGGGCTGGGCCCGTTCGAGGGCGTGGCGCTGATCATCAAGGAAGACGCCGACGAGACCGAGGAGGCCACGCGATGA